taagttaaaagatatttcatgcatagacacatgagaaaagaaatgtttttaacctggatttaaaaatgtctacatttggtgaaagtttaatctccactggcagtttgttccacttgtttgcagcataacagctaaatgctgcttctccatgtttagtctggactctggactggaccagctgacctgagtccttggatctaagagctctgctgggtttatattctctgaacatatcacagatgtattttgggcctaaaccattctgggatttgtaaaccatcagcaggcttttaaaatctattctgtgactgactggaagccagtgtaaagattttaaaactgctgtgatgtgttcagatctcttagtccgggttaaaactctagcagcagcgttctggatgagctgcagatgtttaatgctctttttgggaagtccagttaaaagagcattacagtgatggagtctactggagatgaatgcatggatgagtttctcctggtctttttgggagaggaaacctttaattctgttatGTCCTGTGTTAAGTCATATCACAAATGCAAATGCAAATTACAGATGAGTGAGTCTCTTCGCAAGATGTTTGGTCACGTTGTGCACTTAACTCAGCTTCAATAAACCATGGCATTGATTCTACAAATGTTTCAACTTTACAGGAGTGAGAATAAAATACCCCTCTTCCAGCAGATATTCATACGTTATTGTCATTCTTACATTCTGGAGTATTTTGTGAGTCATTAATAATAATGACACGTGTAGAGAGCATTATTTTAAAGCTGGACAATATGATTGCTGTTAATAATTGTGGTGGTTGAAAGTAATCCTAAAAGCCACTGTATGTTTTAGATCAAAACTTATATTTGGCTCTTTTTACAGTAAAAATTGAACTCTCCTTGTGCATGTCCTataaagagctgaaagagctaccAGGTGTTCTTGACTGAGATCAGCAAACCTGCATGAAATCTAATCTGCAACTTCGATTCCAAAAAGGTTGCGACGTTGGTGTAAAAAGGCAATGCAAATGTAATGCAATTGTTTGGAAATTTCACAAAGGAACATCTTATGCGCAATGCAACATAGAAAATATTTGAAATGTTCAAAGTGGGATTTTTAAAAACTAGCTTATGTTGAACAAGATGTCAGCAACGCTTCTCAAAAAGGCGATCTGTACTGGAGGCCCGACACCTTTGGGCCTTCAGGCAGCACCGCAATAAAAATAGATATGATTCTGTCACGGGAAATAACCTCAAgagctcaggaacacttctggAAATCCCTGTCTGTGAACAGAGTTTgctgtgccatccacaaatgcaggttcaAGCTCTATCGCGCAGGTATGAACATGATGCTAAAACGCTGGTGTTTTCTCTGAACCAGAGGCAATTTCAAATGGTGTGAGACAAAGTGGAAACTGTTCCCTGGTCAGATAACTCAAAATTGTATACTCATGCTCAACCATCCTGCTTGTTATCAGAGCTCGGGTAAAAATCCTGCATCTCTGATTGTAACGGGATGCATTAGTGCCTATAGATCTGGCTATCTGCATTATCTGGGAAGTGCTCCATCAGTGCTGAAAGGTGTGCACAGGTTTTGGAGAGACATATTCTCCCCAAACAAATGACAGGGAAGGCGTATTTCAGTATACCAATGCTAAACCCCACGCTGCAGCGacaacaacagcatggctttgttTTGTAAGAGTCCGGctgctggactggcctgcctgcagtccagacctttcaccaactgaaagcATTTGGCCAAACATAAAACTACGGTTGCCCTTCAATACGCAACCACATTTGACAATAAATGTccgacaagaaaaacaaaaccttgTGTCTTGCATTAATTATTCCATTCTGGAGGTCCTCCAGTCATCCAATCTTTGAAATTCAGAAAAGGAGCTCATGCAAGCTGTGAACAtcaaaaacaggaagtgtggTCTCCAGCTCTTCCACAGATAGTCAAATGCGGGTGTTTACTATTTTGTGGTAGTGTTTTTTAGGTCCATTTAACACACTAACGATAACCAGTGACATGACATGACGAAAACATGGAGTCTCATCATCCCACTAACACGTTTCATTCATGGTGCCAAAAGCCCTACATTTAAGATAACGTCTTTAGTTTTGTTACTGCTGGGACTAAACTGTCTCCTGACGTGACTCCAAAAGctatatttatattttcttaAAGCTAAACATGTGTCTGTTAActtcacatttctttctttcgctGAACTGAACCACAAAGTGTTAAATAGCTGCTAGATCAACTAGCGACATGTTGGTAATAGTAGCTTCTCATTAAATCCACGGACAGAGTTCAAACATGCTCTTCTGCTCCCACTCAGATAACTCCAAATGTCATTCGTCCAGGGAGTCAGTGAGAGGGAACTCTCAAAAAGTCTAACCCCTTTACATTTGTATGTCATCACGCAAGGCAGGTAGACGACATACTTTTAATGAGAAACCCCAAGTTGGTGAAAGCAAACGAGTGTGCACGACGCTGTGCTGTAATAAATCAGTGTTtgtgagaggaggagggggcgcGGCGTCGAGTTTCATTTCCAGGCTGGGACCAGTCCCGCTTGGTCCTGTTTTGGTTCGGAGTCGTGGCTCTGCGCAATGCATTTCTTCCAAAAGTGAACCAAACAAATCCCGCCGCTGTCGTGGGAAGTGAAACGGGACGTGTTTTCCACCGCTCAGCCGTAGATATCCGTCTGAGTACCAAAGCTGCCAGAGGAACAAGATGAGGGAAGACGTTACCCTTCAGGCTCTTCTCTTGATCCACAGTAAGTATAGGCTGAGGCTCAGTGAATCTTTGTTACAGGCGCGTGTTGAATATGCATAGAAAAATTAACATCAATTGTCTGAAAAGTTTTTTGTGCTACATCAAGTTGAAGAATTACCACCAGAatatgctttcttaaaatgtctATTTTCTCCTGTTCTCTGATCTGGATTCAGgaagaaaaacctttttttttttttttttgacatgagGTAGAAAATCTTCACTACATCATCTCCAGGCTGAAAATAAAACCCGGCCCGTCTGCACAGTCTGCACACATTTTTGTCTGATGAATAGTCGGGGTGTATCAGATGAACGTGCAACTATGCACTGGTCAGAGTGGGCTTATGCCTTTCATCATTATTTCCAGTTAGATACATTTATGTTAACCTTTTCCCCCCTCCACGGCCGAAGATGATGTATTTGTTCGTTTACCTCTTTTGATCCTGCAGTGGCCCCAATTGTTTACTTCTTACTTTAAGTATTATCTGAATTTGGAGATGCGTCCGACAGGAGATGTATGTTTTCATCAAAACACAAGCAGTGAGCGGCCGTCTCAATCTGTCCAAGTCATTAACACTTTTGCTTCTACTGTTTCTATTTCAGTCTCTGCGGCCTGCTTCTTCACTGCAGGTATGTTATGCTTTATAGTGCGCAGCTGTGATTCACATCTGCACCTACCTCCTCTGAGTCCAGACAATTCTCTttctctgcccccccccccagtgtCATGTCAGtctgacagcagcagcagcagcagcagcgtggTGGTGGCAGGTTATAATGTGAGTTCCCCCGCTGGCTCGAGGATAGTGCTGCAGTGTGTGAGCACCCGCATGGTGTGGACCAGGGACAGGGTGAGGGACAGACAGAGGGTGGTCCACTGGGACATGTACCGCGAGTATCCGGACTACGCCATGGAGAGAGTGGTGGACATGTTCTCGGCAGGGGACCAGAGGATCTACAACTCCTACAACACGGGCAGGGTCGGCCTCACCTCGACGGCCTTTAAGGATGGAAACTTCTCGCTGGTCATCAAAGGTCCCGCCCGCTGTTTTTGAGTGTCATGAGTGTAGCTGGGACATGGTTGCTTGGTTGGTGTGTCATTTGTAACAAAGCTGATTAGCCGTCATCTTGTCTCAAAATCGGTCCTGGTTACAGCCTTAACAACAACCGGATCTTTCGTTATGTGTTTATTGAAATGGTGCCTTTGTGTTTCACGCCACAGGGTTTCTTTATTTGAAACAGGTATTATATGATGGGGGTCATAGTGATGGGTGACGTGGATCAGATCCCTTCTCTCATAAAGCAGTACAAACAAGTACAAATGATAAACGCCATTTGGTCTGCACATATCAAACGTGTCAGTTACAAAGAAACAATAGGAGGGCCAGTTGATAAATGATGATGACGTCATCCAACATAATCAACGTGTTTgcttcttgttttgtttgtctttcGACATGTGATGACAGATGTGACGATGAACGACAGAGGTCTGTACTCTTGTAATCTCCACCACCTCTACTGCCACCTGTACGAGACCGTCAGAGTACAGCTCAATGTGACTAAATCCCGTACGTACCACTCAGACTGTCGTGTGAGCTGATGTGCTATTGCTCCAGAAACGACTTCTGTGACTTTTGTTTCCGTTCGTCCCTTTGCCACAAAGGCCGTAAAGAGCAGCGCTTCTGGGATGGACAAAAGGCCGTGTACGTGGTGCTGCTGGGGAGCACTGTGGTTCTGCCATGCGTCAACAGAAGGACCGTCTGGACAGACTGGAGCAGCGAAGAGGAGGACCAGcaggtgcgtgtgtgtgcttaGTTGGACAGATTAATCTGGTTTTTGATTAACTTGTAGTCCTGTTGCATTACATTATACTGACCGAAGTTGCCTCTCCTTGCCAGGTGGTCCATTGGGACCGTCAGTCTCCAGGAGTCCGGCATGACTACGCCGATCGGCTGGTGGACCTGTACGCCTCTGGGGAGCAGCGTAGCTACGGACCTCTGTTCCTCCAGAGGAAGATGAACATCAGCAATCAAGCGTTCTCAGAGGGAGACTTCTCACTCACCATATCAGATCTGCAGGTGTGTACGTCGGAGTGTGTGAAAGGAGAGTGACATAGCACACGGGCAGCAGATTCCTCACTGCTGTGATTAGGGCTACACTGCTGATGAGTTACGTGCTTGGGTGGACGAGGTTCACGAAAGTGTGTTTGCACGAGTGTGCGCATGTAATACAGTATTTCAGGAAAACACAGAGCGTTTGTTAGTAATGCATCTGTTGTCAAGTTAAACTTTACAGCCCCACTGGGAAACAGACATTGGCAGCCACAGTAAGTTGAGCAATTACTAGAATAAAAAACAAGGCTCAGCAGTTGTTGCCATTTGTTACGACAGCAAGCAGAAGAGGGTTTATGGTTACAGTCTTGGGGAATGTAAAGAGTCCCAGTGGTTTTGTCAGAATCCGGAAGTGAGAAACTTTTTGTCAAATACAGGCTCTGGAATCAAATCGTGGCTTGAGGCCATGTTTTTTTGTGAGTTCAAGACAACAGAAAACGGAAAACTGAAAGCCAGTGTTCTTTATTTTGGTTAAACAATAGAGCTCAAACTTAATCTGCTAATCGGAGACAACCGCaataacaagaaaaaaatctattttcttATGTGCATAATCCTGCTTGTAAGGAAGCTGGGGTCAGGGTCAGCCAGGTTACTGCTGGTACTGGATTATACGCTTGCCTGGTGATGTTTAACTTCCTGTTGACATCAGGTCAACCGTCGTGCAGCTGCCAAGCAGGCGGAAACGTCCTCATCATCAGGCCAAacgtttcattttatttttaaattcacCAAATTTCCTAAGAACTGATAACATTCCCATCACCATCAGATTTACTTTGTCTTCAATGACTACTGGCGAATGTTAGCAAGCTAACAGGCTAAACAAACTTTGTGATTGTGTTGCAGAATGTTTCCATTCAGGTTGACCTCACCCAAAAGTAGCTGCCGTCTAATGGAAAAGCAGAATCAGAAACGAGTTAATTTACTACCTTTATGTCTCGGCTAATTATCCAATAAAGTTTAACAAACGTGTGCTTTGGCAGCCTACAGACAAGGGGATGTATTCCTGCCATCTCCACCATCATTATTGTGGCCTACACGAGAGAAGAGAGTTTCAGGTCACAGTCGAGGCACCGCTGATTCAGACAACCGAGCCGGCCAAAGCGTTGCCTAGCGAAGAAAAAGGTAACATACAGATTTGTCTTGCCTCTCCAGTTGTTATATGTCGGCATAAATGCCTCGAAGAGCGGATGTTATATCACTTA
The Odontesthes bonariensis isolate fOdoBon6 chromosome 3, fOdoBon6.hap1, whole genome shotgun sequence DNA segment above includes these coding regions:
- the LOC142376939 gene encoding matrix remodeling-associated protein 8-like: MREDVTLQALLLIHISAACFFTAVSCQSDSSSSSSSVVVAGYNVSSPAGSRIVLQCVSTRMVWTRDRVRDRQRVVHWDMYREYPDYAMERVVDMFSAGDQRIYNSYNTGRVGLTSTAFKDGNFSLVIKDVTMNDRGLYSCNLHHLYCHLYETVRVQLNVTKSRRKEQRFWDGQKAVYVVLLGSTVVLPCVNRRTVWTDWSSEEEDQQVVHWDRQSPGVRHDYADRLVDLYASGEQRSYGPLFLQRKMNISNQAFSEGDFSLTISDLQPTDKGMYSCHLHHHYCGLHERREFQVTVEAPLIQTTEPAKALPSEEKDATKAESPRVITVILPDQRHHFLLPLGYVLTSFLLLAFIILIIILITRRRRAKEFYPQASIRSGRSCSSSDEYEMDVSDVDVCCQEETRFDYKNNLLKEKAHVNTQPKVIDLDKEMQKFSK